The proteins below are encoded in one region of Rhizobacter sp.:
- a CDS encoding 2Fe-2S iron-sulfur cluster binding domain-containing protein produces MAATLSTSNGPFAMLLSLFKTRSRTECEVRLHDGTRFRVRPGETLLDAALAAGLDAPYNCRVGACRTCRCEVVEGKAKSLVDRAYVLEPHDLQRGAYLACQTQPLSDLVLRWEMGHRPESGLAAKVSGLVQLTPRVWRVSLITQRALQASPGQYVGVRVPQGDNPAWLRPYSIVALAPHLDGSLLHLDVARHAGGRMSTWLTSADAIGQAVQLAGPFGDCVSGPDPTPLAAAGAGSGIGAACGALMESHARHPGRPTLLLAYGVQVQDLYGADELAASARRHGARHLSLAWAEHAPTATSGTARGRAPLGLDAIGAWAASWSRTPSQATPDARVLLYGPGGFIDACLPVLHDMGFGAERIRFDRYQSPSEETT; encoded by the coding sequence ATGGCCGCCACGCTTTCGACCTCCAATGGGCCCTTCGCCATGCTGCTGTCGCTGTTCAAGACGCGCTCGCGCACCGAGTGCGAAGTCCGCCTCCACGACGGCACGCGCTTTCGTGTGCGCCCCGGGGAAACACTGCTGGACGCCGCGCTCGCCGCCGGTCTCGATGCCCCTTACAACTGCCGGGTCGGCGCTTGCCGCACCTGCCGCTGTGAGGTAGTGGAGGGCAAGGCCAAATCGCTGGTCGACCGCGCCTATGTGCTGGAGCCGCACGACCTGCAGCGCGGCGCCTACCTCGCGTGCCAGACGCAGCCGCTGTCCGACCTGGTGCTGCGCTGGGAGATGGGCCACCGGCCCGAGAGCGGCCTGGCCGCCAAAGTGAGCGGACTGGTGCAGCTCACGCCGCGCGTGTGGCGCGTCTCGCTCATCACCCAGCGTGCCTTGCAGGCCTCGCCCGGCCAGTACGTGGGCGTGCGGGTGCCGCAGGGCGACAACCCGGCGTGGCTGCGGCCCTACTCCATCGTGGCGCTGGCCCCGCACCTCGACGGCAGCCTGCTGCACCTCGACGTGGCACGCCACGCGGGCGGGCGCATGTCGACCTGGCTCACCAGCGCCGACGCCATCGGCCAGGCGGTGCAACTCGCCGGCCCGTTCGGCGACTGCGTGTCGGGCCCCGACCCCACGCCGCTCGCCGCGGCCGGCGCGGGCAGCGGCATCGGCGCCGCCTGCGGCGCCCTGATGGAAAGCCACGCCCGGCACCCCGGCCGCCCCACCCTGCTGCTCGCCTATGGCGTGCAGGTGCAAGACCTCTACGGCGCCGACGAGCTCGCCGCCAGTGCCCGGCGCCACGGCGCGCGCCACCTGAGCCTGGCCTGGGCCGAACACGCGCCTACCGCCACGAGCGGCACCGCACGCGGGCGTGCGCCCCTCGGGCTCGACGCCATCGGCGCCTGGGCGGCCTCGTGGTCGCGCACGCCCTCGCAGGCCACGCCCGACGCGCGCGTGCTGCTCTACGGCCCCGGCGGCTTCATCGACGCCTGCCTGCCGGTGCTGCACGACATGGGCTTCGGCGCCGAGCGCATCCGCTTCGACCGCTATCAATCCCCCTCCGAGGAGACGACATGA
- a CDS encoding autoinducer binding domain-containing protein encodes MSIASFPAETASQPAQGPIVTKGTFCGQRYRVRPLDLSAIEVPHADDGFVDTLGAVADRLRTRKLAPILTEVARQNGFDCISYTCWMPRLGGESTYWVFGPLPNETRVAYHSRNLLETDEVVRHCKTSHVPAVWRVDQAGLKTQAPDLHLALSDSYRSRISFPVHGPYREWGAVSFNSRLPDVWAALQARRYQVLCEGQLLAQYIHQWVTASGLLWDLSELGAVTLKDKEKEVLRLGALGFESHEIGPLVGLSKRSVDYVFQQISRKLQVTNRQESITTALELGLIAL; translated from the coding sequence ATGTCGATCGCTTCTTTCCCGGCCGAGACTGCCTCCCAGCCGGCCCAAGGGCCCATCGTCACCAAAGGAACGTTCTGCGGCCAGCGCTATCGGGTGCGCCCGCTCGACCTCTCGGCGATCGAGGTGCCGCATGCCGACGATGGTTTCGTCGACACCCTCGGCGCAGTGGCCGACCGCCTGCGCACGCGTAAGCTCGCGCCCATCCTCACCGAGGTGGCGCGACAGAACGGCTTCGACTGCATCAGCTACACCTGCTGGATGCCCAGGCTCGGTGGCGAGTCGACGTATTGGGTGTTCGGCCCGCTGCCCAACGAAACGCGTGTGGCCTACCACTCGCGCAACCTGCTCGAGACCGACGAGGTCGTGCGCCACTGCAAGACCTCGCACGTGCCGGCCGTGTGGCGCGTCGACCAGGCGGGTTTGAAGACGCAGGCGCCCGACCTGCACCTGGCCCTGTCCGACAGCTACCGCAGCCGCATCAGCTTCCCGGTGCACGGGCCCTACCGTGAGTGGGGCGCGGTGTCGTTCAACAGCCGCCTGCCCGACGTCTGGGCGGCCCTGCAGGCCCGGCGCTACCAAGTGCTCTGCGAAGGGCAGTTGCTCGCGCAGTACATCCACCAGTGGGTCACGGCCAGCGGCCTGCTGTGGGACTTGTCGGAGCTGGGCGCTGTGACGCTCAAGGACAAGGAAAAGGAAGTCCTGCGCCTGGGCGCGCTCGGCTTCGAGTCGCACGAGATCGGGCCCCTGGTGGGTCTCAGCAAACGCTCGGTCGACTACGTGTTCCAGCAGATCTCGCGCAAGCTGCAGGTGACGAATCGGCAGGAGTCGATCACCACGGCGCTGGAGCTGGGGCTGATTGCGCTTTGA
- a CDS encoding alkane 1-monooxygenase has protein sequence MTHYLKHSLILVVMPAFAILATVAPLWGLAGALALVVYQIAVDVATPRELAVPEYRHPWLVNAVPYVHIPTSLFALVMLAWMAAPGDLLGIGQLLDRLGLDALLGSSLATRPEPAGWGALAAAAVTLGFVMSTNTIAAHELVHRTASPFAVWLGRWILATVGDAQYSITHVYVHHLHVGTPHDPSTAKRGENLYTFALRSVRGQYRDAWQIEMRRLRERPWLLRVLANKVTTGLAMSGLIALAFWAVAGWRGAAAFAMVAATSKFLLEAVEYIQHYGLVRTPGGKIESHHSWECSNRAASHIMYNLPRHAHHHLDARLPYSALKPTEAAPDLPYGYVAHILLSMAPPLWRRFAAPRLAKWDAELASPAERELAQQANRESRLPSYALTPAERS, from the coding sequence ATGACCCACTACCTCAAGCACTCGCTCATCCTCGTGGTGATGCCCGCGTTCGCGATCCTCGCGACCGTCGCGCCGCTGTGGGGGCTGGCCGGCGCGCTGGCCCTGGTGGTCTACCAGATCGCCGTCGACGTGGCCACGCCGCGCGAGCTGGCGGTGCCCGAATACCGCCACCCGTGGCTCGTCAACGCCGTGCCCTACGTGCACATCCCCACCTCGCTCTTTGCACTGGTGATGCTGGCGTGGATGGCCGCGCCCGGCGACCTGCTCGGCATCGGTCAACTGCTCGATCGCCTGGGGCTCGATGCCCTGCTCGGCAGCTCGCTCGCCACCCGCCCCGAGCCGGCCGGCTGGGGCGCGCTCGCCGCGGCGGCGGTGACACTCGGCTTCGTGATGTCGACCAACACCATCGCCGCACACGAGCTCGTGCACCGCACCGCGAGCCCCTTCGCCGTGTGGCTGGGCCGCTGGATCCTCGCCACCGTGGGCGACGCGCAGTACTCGATCACGCATGTGTACGTGCACCACCTTCACGTGGGCACGCCCCACGACCCGTCGACCGCGAAGCGAGGCGAGAACCTCTACACCTTCGCGCTGCGCAGCGTGCGCGGCCAGTACCGCGATGCGTGGCAGATCGAGATGCGCCGCCTGCGCGAGCGGCCCTGGCTGCTGCGCGTGCTGGCCAACAAGGTGACGACCGGCCTGGCAATGAGCGGCCTGATCGCGCTCGCCTTCTGGGCCGTGGCCGGCTGGCGCGGCGCCGCGGCATTTGCGATGGTGGCCGCCACCTCGAAGTTCCTGCTCGAAGCGGTGGAGTACATCCAGCACTACGGCCTGGTGCGCACGCCGGGCGGCAAGATCGAGTCGCACCACAGCTGGGAATGCAGCAACCGCGCGGCCTCGCACATCATGTACAACCTGCCGCGCCACGCGCACCACCACCTCGACGCACGCCTGCCCTACTCGGCCTTGAAGCCCACCGAAGCCGCACCCGACCTGCCCTACGGCTACGTCGCGCACATCCTGCTGTCGATGGCGCCGCCGCTGTGGCGCCGCTTCGCCGCGCCGCGCCTGGCGAAGTGGGACGCCGAACTCGCCTCACCCGCCGAGCGTGAGCTGGCGCAGCAGGCCAACCGCGAGAGCCGCCTGCCCTCGTATGCGCTGACGCCAGCGGAGCGTTCCTAG
- a CDS encoding acyl-ACP desaturase yields MTPTALQSASPRLRRRERMYREYMTFFEHAEKHRRWNPMHDIPWEQLESQRFRDEVDQKMDDAAKARLATCLETFCGVELFIPDYTKNGLNLSRDIFGQAWFHLAWGYEESKHALVFREYLLRSGLRTLDQYMDYEEEVLKTEWTLPFASNRQMACYGALQEIATFMIYVQQRNAYRQIGNEVLAKLFDLVARDEAAHAAFYRNFMRFEYEEDPEGTAQDLAYVISNFEMPGEKLVPEFERRLQVEGVAISSQHFLQHGIMPTLKSIGLTRRDMVRAMRKQVPPTVAPHAQPDLELAAA; encoded by the coding sequence ATGACACCCACCGCCCTGCAAAGTGCCTCGCCGCGCCTGCGCCGCCGCGAGCGCATGTACCGCGAGTACATGACCTTCTTCGAGCACGCCGAGAAGCACCGCCGCTGGAACCCGATGCACGACATCCCCTGGGAGCAGCTCGAATCGCAGCGCTTCCGCGACGAGGTCGACCAGAAGATGGACGACGCGGCCAAGGCGCGCCTGGCCACCTGCCTCGAGACCTTCTGCGGCGTCGAGCTCTTCATCCCCGACTACACGAAGAACGGGCTCAACCTGAGCCGCGACATCTTCGGCCAGGCCTGGTTCCACCTCGCCTGGGGCTATGAAGAGAGCAAGCACGCCCTCGTCTTCCGCGAGTACCTGCTGCGCTCGGGGCTGCGCACGCTCGACCAGTACATGGACTACGAGGAGGAAGTGCTCAAGACCGAGTGGACGCTGCCCTTCGCCTCGAACCGCCAGATGGCCTGCTACGGCGCGCTGCAGGAGATCGCGACCTTCATGATCTACGTGCAGCAGCGCAACGCCTACCGCCAGATCGGCAACGAGGTGCTGGCCAAGCTCTTCGACCTCGTGGCGCGCGACGAAGCCGCCCACGCGGCCTTCTACCGCAACTTCATGCGCTTCGAGTACGAAGAAGACCCCGAGGGCACCGCGCAAGACCTCGCCTACGTGATCTCCAACTTCGAGATGCCGGGCGAGAAGCTGGTGCCCGAGTTCGAGCGCCGCCTGCAGGTCGAGGGCGTGGCGATCTCGTCGCAGCACTTCCTGCAGCACGGGATCATGCCCACGCTCAAGTCGATCGGCCTCACCCGCCGCGACATGGTGCGCGCCATGCGCAAGCAGGTGCCGCCGACCGTCGCCCCCCACGCCCAGCCCGATCTGGAACTCGCCGCCGCTTGA
- a CDS encoding acyl carrier protein: MDQVIDKALSDEAIVALLKRAYQFAKPEQAEAAGRLTLDSTVESLGIDSLAALEMSGFVEEELDLHFQDDELVSIRSMRDLASLMRKHLARRH, translated from the coding sequence ATGGACCAGGTCATCGACAAAGCGCTCAGCGACGAAGCCATCGTCGCGCTGCTCAAGCGCGCCTACCAATTCGCCAAGCCCGAGCAGGCCGAGGCGGCCGGCCGCTTGACGCTCGACTCCACCGTCGAGTCGCTGGGCATCGACTCGCTGGCTGCGCTCGAGATGTCGGGCTTCGTGGAAGAAGAGCTCGACCTGCACTTCCAGGATGACGAGCTGGTCTCCATCCGCAGCATGCGCGACCTCGCATCGCTGATGCGCAAGCACCTCGCCCGGCGCCATTGA
- a CDS encoding FAD-dependent oxidoreductase has protein sequence MDKTRIAILGGGPAALAAAWEITESPNWINRFEVDVYTMGWRLGGKCASSRNPDKRWRNEEHGLHVLGGFYHNTFQQLRPLYAAWAQVCPDTSIPFASAFRRHQGFAIARANGAHRWSHVTVNMPSMPGEPGVNPSELGVWALLRRVWAWIAAGLDRVGKELSLLDWNSDLKIPGHGDTPLLTPELRERAQQLRVSALQLAGTSDLEAAITVEAALARSEALLAFAADLPEITNADWRGVLNFLGAVSKGIVRDRVFEHGFDSINHLEAEEWLRQHGGKDHGVACPLFQASYHYAFAYIDGDPHRKNIAAGSGLRGLLRMLFTYHGTIFQHMDGGMGEVFVVPYYEVLKKRGVRFHFFHRIENIEVKDGLVTRIDCRVQAECTAGSAGYEPLIDVQDASGKVLRRCWPTAPLMSQLKDAEAVEGVDLESWFATTGLGTRKSLAVGSDFHHCVLAISGGVLPKVASTLAADNRSWQTMLQSLFTTPTVSAQLWRHDDAANYGGMSQAGMLTGYALAHSTWADVSFQHALETDHQTQASISILCGPAPKTNVPQNSHAPQSENERAEKITKDWLDQHVGEALPALSGRNGRYDPTHEYDRYTRMNSDPTSLYMLTPKGTVDARIRCEKTGYRNLLVAGDWTRHNLDMGAVEAAVMSGRRCARALCGHPQAIYGEQD, from the coding sequence GTGGACAAGACTCGCATCGCCATCCTGGGCGGCGGCCCGGCCGCGCTGGCCGCCGCCTGGGAGATCACCGAAAGTCCGAATTGGATAAACCGATTCGAGGTCGACGTCTACACGATGGGCTGGCGTCTCGGCGGCAAGTGCGCTTCAAGCCGCAACCCCGACAAGCGCTGGCGCAACGAAGAGCACGGCCTGCATGTGCTCGGCGGCTTCTATCACAACACCTTTCAGCAACTTCGGCCGCTGTATGCCGCGTGGGCCCAGGTGTGCCCGGACACCTCCATCCCTTTCGCAAGCGCCTTCCGGCGTCATCAGGGATTCGCCATCGCGCGAGCGAACGGCGCTCACCGCTGGTCGCATGTGACGGTCAACATGCCTTCGATGCCGGGCGAACCGGGCGTCAATCCGTCCGAGCTGGGCGTCTGGGCCTTGCTGCGGCGTGTCTGGGCCTGGATCGCCGCGGGCCTCGACCGGGTTGGAAAGGAACTCTCGCTCCTCGACTGGAACTCCGATCTCAAGATTCCGGGCCACGGCGACACGCCGCTGCTGACACCCGAACTGCGTGAGCGTGCGCAGCAGTTGCGGGTGTCGGCGCTTCAACTGGCCGGCACAAGCGACCTGGAGGCCGCCATCACAGTCGAAGCAGCCCTGGCTCGCAGCGAGGCATTGCTCGCGTTCGCCGCCGATCTGCCCGAGATCACCAATGCGGACTGGCGCGGCGTACTCAACTTCCTCGGCGCCGTCTCGAAAGGCATCGTGAGGGATCGCGTCTTCGAGCACGGTTTCGATTCGATCAATCACCTCGAAGCCGAGGAATGGCTTCGACAGCATGGCGGCAAAGACCATGGCGTCGCCTGCCCGCTGTTCCAGGCCAGCTACCACTACGCATTCGCCTACATCGATGGGGATCCGCATCGCAAGAACATCGCCGCAGGATCGGGACTGCGCGGCCTGCTGCGAATGCTCTTTACGTATCACGGCACCATCTTCCAGCACATGGATGGTGGCATGGGCGAGGTCTTCGTGGTGCCCTACTACGAAGTGTTGAAGAAGCGCGGCGTTCGTTTCCACTTCTTCCACCGAATCGAAAACATCGAGGTGAAGGACGGCCTGGTGACCCGCATCGACTGCCGCGTGCAAGCCGAGTGCACGGCTGGCAGTGCGGGCTACGAACCGTTGATCGACGTCCAGGACGCCAGCGGAAAGGTACTGCGCCGCTGCTGGCCCACTGCGCCGCTCATGTCTCAGTTGAAGGACGCCGAGGCGGTCGAGGGCGTCGACCTGGAGTCATGGTTCGCCACGACGGGCCTGGGCACACGGAAATCATTGGCGGTCGGGAGCGACTTCCACCATTGCGTGCTCGCGATTTCGGGCGGTGTGCTGCCGAAGGTTGCCAGCACGCTCGCCGCCGACAACCGAAGCTGGCAGACGATGCTCCAGTCGCTGTTCACCACCCCGACGGTGTCGGCGCAACTGTGGCGCCACGACGACGCGGCGAACTACGGCGGGATGTCGCAAGCCGGCATGCTGACCGGCTACGCGCTTGCGCATTCGACGTGGGCCGATGTCTCGTTTCAGCACGCGCTCGAAACCGACCACCAGACGCAAGCCTCGATCTCGATCCTGTGCGGCCCGGCTCCGAAGACCAACGTCCCTCAAAACTCGCACGCCCCGCAGAGCGAGAACGAGCGGGCCGAGAAGATCACGAAAGACTGGCTTGACCAGCATGTGGGCGAAGCACTGCCAGCACTTTCCGGGCGGAACGGCCGCTACGACCCGACGCACGAATACGACCGCTACACGCGGATGAACTCGGACCCGACGTCGCTGTACATGCTCACGCCCAAAGGAACGGTGGACGCACGCATCCGCTGCGAGAAGACAGGCTACCGCAACCTGCTGGTCGCCGGCGATTGGACGCGCCACAACCTTGACATGGGCGCGGTGGAAGCTGCCGTGATGTCGGGGCGGCGCTGCGCGCGTGCCCTGTGTGGCCATCCGCAGGCGATCTATGGCGAACAAGACTGA
- a CDS encoding class I SAM-dependent methyltransferase: MSTKDEIDVTYGVDNDFFRLWLDESMAYTCALFQTGDETLEQAQLLKHEHHYKAARVRPESRVLDIGCGWGANLEYLTVHKGVREAVGITLSQDQYQSILERQIPNTTVKLVDYRDYAPEKKFDAVISIGMFEHVATPQQTQRGEHIGIYREYFRRAWEWTRPGAWFSLQSVIGARIPRGTALKEIAWTTTHIFPGAISPRPEAIFAAASPYWEVMELHTRRDHYARTTAEWLLRLEKNKDTICQRFGEQVFIDYQRYLRACVMAFEEGYQSLAQFALRRLDD, from the coding sequence GTGTCGACCAAAGACGAAATCGATGTGACCTATGGCGTGGACAACGACTTCTTCCGCCTCTGGCTGGACGAGTCGATGGCCTACACCTGCGCCCTCTTCCAGACCGGCGACGAGACGCTGGAGCAGGCGCAGCTTCTCAAGCACGAGCACCACTACAAAGCCGCACGCGTGCGCCCCGAGTCGCGCGTGCTCGACATCGGCTGCGGCTGGGGCGCCAACCTCGAGTACCTCACCGTGCACAAGGGCGTGCGCGAAGCGGTGGGCATCACGCTCTCGCAGGACCAGTACCAGTCGATCCTCGAACGCCAGATCCCCAACACCACGGTGAAGCTCGTCGACTACCGCGACTACGCCCCCGAGAAGAAGTTCGACGCGGTCATCAGCATCGGCATGTTCGAGCACGTGGCCACGCCGCAGCAGACACAGCGCGGCGAGCACATCGGCATCTACCGCGAGTACTTCCGCCGCGCCTGGGAGTGGACGCGCCCCGGCGCCTGGTTCAGCCTGCAGTCGGTGATCGGTGCGCGCATCCCGCGTGGCACGGCGCTGAAGGAGATCGCCTGGACCACCACGCACATCTTCCCCGGCGCCATCTCGCCGCGGCCCGAGGCCATCTTCGCCGCCGCCTCGCCGTATTGGGAAGTGATGGAGTTGCACACCCGCCGCGACCACTACGCCCGCACCACCGCCGAGTGGCTGCTGCGGCTCGAGAAGAACAAGGACACGATCTGCCAGCGCTTCGGCGAGCAGGTCTTCATCGACTACCAGCGCTACCTGCGTGCCTGCGTGATGGCCTTCGAAGAGGGCTACCAGTCGCTTGCGCAATTCGCGCTGCGCCGGCTTGACGACTGA
- a CDS encoding AAA family ATPase — translation MANKTDPGVLPASPTPTRGSVIGFDVENFSRYVAETTAQHGPRAGELAATTLMRGEQAVTRILRDEGYEFIDSMGDGALYFRAEIPHPRQSEALVERLRAHHHRQCGLWARFAQVEGGVNVHSLPVHLTEHRRFVWGDGLARLHDSLNHIRAQQRSRKTVRPVSPALRSEMRSGEVVDIAFLFLKLLDAGRWRELDTYKLDHALHGLVEWARGIGAQLDRLAHDEKGVHLRLSAPAWAGVEGWTTHAATPLVMLREHGFDQAAAALAIGPVYRGTWEGATRVVHGAAINRAAKLCASLPAGAIEFDTSVDAYQLLRRQGHDTCAFVGRSRVLQDALDWLSREGPRAITLQGVAGIGKSAVLKNLLDQLSSSTTLTASARGTPASLFQPHAIVIALLQSALHSCCRDDDEELQLIAQALAGEPLSAELQWLCKEMLHNTEDERPVKLLDVSPDERRVLAERALVAVFAELGRRRHRMVLAIDDMHWCDGASQTVLAQCLQYIDRLRIVSSARTMSPLAPHSRSDLPENTLLLDIGPLSCEELQALVDAAGLPYPPQLSPEQLHSLCGGNPFHALQALLALGSNGDRTLQSIKSFDLTLDARLDALAPAELDVLRILALHDGSVRWEDVQAILRRLTPEGDAQAGAELRSGLVRNWYARPGLADDTALEIDHQLMRGALMRRMPAGVIRLWSQAAARNLQHRFRHEPASGHLPEMGRLWRQAGQAGRAAVCFERAGLAAKREGAYSAAVPLLDLAIATTPTTRRAVRWFAERASAQWALGNVEKGNESARQALAQARSVQALSARLRANALTAAAIRVETGQFLGRLPDIIGGAIDTARYALGARDIQLARGRAIGSLAYVCALLRLAPAAAALYRLGESIGIRDGHLLPSAYVLASRAVWRFMHARWTEGDADLSRALERITGLKEPQIHEVIETLRGLGAHLQGDLPRAIVHFERVTSLASARGHVMHEAWGRYAKAQTLLAARRADEAWPLLCQAQAGLSQVSDRQSQLICLGLRSRLALARGDVDEALRSAAAAGAQASTLPPTNFSSTEGYAAAAHVGALLELAGPTAAHRDAGHQLRRQHAAVLNRYAMFFPIARPRKALVEALVLAHAQRARASQAATEAARRAARLGMSAEADMGHRVAAALRGTHSLNPMEMI, via the coding sequence ATGGCGAACAAGACTGACCCGGGGGTATTGCCGGCCAGCCCCACTCCCACCCGCGGCTCCGTCATCGGTTTCGACGTCGAGAATTTCTCCCGCTACGTGGCGGAAACGACGGCTCAACACGGGCCGAGAGCGGGTGAACTGGCCGCGACCACGCTCATGCGGGGCGAACAGGCGGTCACGCGCATCCTCAGGGACGAAGGCTACGAGTTCATCGACTCCATGGGCGACGGTGCGCTGTACTTCCGCGCAGAGATTCCCCACCCCCGCCAGAGTGAGGCGCTCGTCGAACGGCTGCGCGCGCACCATCATCGACAGTGCGGCCTATGGGCCCGCTTTGCGCAGGTGGAAGGTGGGGTGAATGTCCATTCGTTGCCAGTCCACCTCACGGAGCACCGTAGATTCGTGTGGGGCGATGGACTGGCCCGGCTTCATGACTCCCTGAACCACATCCGCGCCCAACAACGCTCCCGCAAGACGGTTCGACCCGTCTCGCCTGCCCTGCGAAGCGAGATGCGGTCGGGCGAGGTGGTCGACATCGCGTTTCTCTTCCTCAAGCTGCTGGACGCCGGCCGGTGGAGGGAGCTGGACACGTACAAGCTCGACCACGCCCTGCATGGCCTCGTGGAATGGGCGCGTGGCATCGGTGCACAACTGGACCGCCTGGCCCACGATGAAAAAGGCGTGCATCTGCGTCTGAGCGCGCCGGCTTGGGCCGGCGTCGAGGGTTGGACGACACATGCAGCCACGCCACTGGTGATGCTGCGCGAGCACGGCTTCGACCAGGCGGCAGCCGCACTGGCCATCGGCCCGGTCTACCGAGGAACATGGGAAGGCGCCACGAGGGTTGTGCATGGCGCCGCCATCAACCGGGCTGCCAAGCTGTGCGCGAGCCTGCCAGCCGGTGCGATCGAGTTCGATACCTCCGTCGATGCCTACCAGCTGTTGCGTCGGCAGGGACATGACACCTGCGCATTCGTCGGCCGCAGCCGCGTGCTCCAGGACGCACTGGACTGGCTTTCCCGCGAGGGCCCGCGTGCCATCACCCTGCAGGGCGTGGCAGGCATCGGCAAGTCGGCCGTTCTCAAGAATCTGCTCGATCAGCTGAGCAGCAGCACGACCCTGACGGCTTCTGCACGCGGCACGCCTGCCAGCCTGTTTCAACCCCACGCCATCGTCATCGCGCTGCTGCAGTCGGCCTTGCACTCGTGCTGCCGCGACGATGACGAAGAGCTCCAACTGATCGCACAGGCCTTGGCGGGGGAGCCCCTGTCTGCGGAACTTCAGTGGCTTTGCAAGGAGATGCTGCATAACACCGAGGACGAACGCCCCGTCAAGTTGCTGGATGTCTCGCCCGATGAGCGACGGGTTCTGGCCGAACGTGCCCTGGTCGCCGTGTTTGCCGAACTGGGGCGGCGCAGGCATCGCATGGTCTTGGCCATCGACGACATGCATTGGTGCGACGGCGCGTCGCAGACCGTGCTCGCGCAATGCCTGCAGTACATCGACAGGCTGCGCATCGTGAGCTCCGCAAGAACCATGTCGCCGCTTGCCCCGCATTCCCGGAGCGACCTGCCCGAGAACACCCTTTTGCTCGACATCGGGCCGCTGTCTTGCGAGGAGCTACAGGCATTGGTCGATGCAGCCGGACTGCCCTACCCACCTCAGCTGTCGCCCGAACAACTGCACTCGCTGTGTGGTGGCAACCCATTCCATGCGTTGCAGGCGCTCCTCGCGCTGGGCAGCAACGGAGACCGGACTCTCCAATCGATCAAGTCCTTCGATCTCACCCTGGACGCCCGACTCGATGCGCTCGCCCCTGCAGAACTCGACGTCCTTCGCATCCTGGCACTGCATGACGGCAGCGTGCGATGGGAAGACGTGCAAGCCATCCTGCGCCGCCTCACACCGGAAGGCGATGCGCAGGCAGGCGCCGAGTTGCGCAGTGGCTTGGTGCGCAACTGGTACGCGCGGCCCGGCCTTGCCGACGACACCGCCCTTGAAATCGACCATCAGCTGATGCGTGGCGCGCTGATGCGCCGGATGCCGGCCGGCGTGATACGCCTCTGGAGCCAGGCGGCCGCGCGCAACCTCCAGCACCGCTTCCGCCACGAGCCCGCGAGCGGGCACCTGCCGGAGATGGGGCGACTCTGGCGGCAGGCCGGACAAGCCGGCCGCGCGGCAGTTTGTTTTGAGCGGGCCGGCTTGGCGGCCAAGCGCGAGGGCGCGTACAGCGCCGCCGTGCCGCTGCTGGACCTCGCGATCGCCACCACACCCACGACGCGGCGGGCCGTCCGCTGGTTCGCCGAACGGGCTTCTGCCCAATGGGCACTGGGGAACGTCGAAAAGGGCAACGAGTCGGCGCGCCAGGCCCTGGCGCAAGCGCGTAGCGTCCAGGCACTGTCCGCCCGTTTGCGCGCCAACGCGCTGACTGCGGCCGCCATCCGCGTCGAGACAGGCCAATTCCTGGGACGGCTGCCCGACATCATCGGGGGCGCGATCGACACTGCCCGCTACGCCCTGGGTGCCCGAGACATCCAGCTGGCCAGAGGCCGAGCCATCGGGTCGCTCGCCTACGTCTGTGCGTTGCTGCGCCTGGCGCCAGCGGCCGCAGCGCTGTACCGCCTTGGCGAATCCATCGGGATCCGGGACGGGCATCTCCTGCCTTCCGCATACGTCCTGGCATCACGGGCGGTGTGGCGCTTCATGCACGCACGCTGGACCGAAGGGGATGCCGACCTGTCCCGCGCCCTTGAGCGCATCACAGGTCTGAAGGAGCCCCAGATCCACGAGGTCATCGAAACCCTGCGCGGCCTGGGTGCACATCTGCAGGGCGACTTGCCACGAGCGATCGTCCATTTCGAGCGAGTCACCTCGTTGGCCAGCGCGCGCGGGCATGTCATGCACGAAGCCTGGGGGCGCTACGCCAAGGCGCAAACCCTGCTCGCCGCCCGGCGCGCCGACGAAGCGTGGCCACTGCTGTGCCAGGCACAGGCAGGTCTGAGCCAGGTGTCAGACCGCCAGTCACAGCTGATCTGCCTGGGCCTGCGCAGCCGGCTCGCCCTGGCACGCGGGGATGTCGACGAGGCGTTGCGATCTGCCGCGGCCGCGGGGGCACAAGCCAGCACCTTGCCGCCAACCAACTTCTCTTCCACCGAAGGGTATGCCGCCGCCGCACACGTGGGCGCCCTCCTCGAACTGGCCGGCCCCACGGCGGCACACCGCGACGCCGGACACCAGCTTCGCCGCCAACACGCCGCAGTGCTCAATCGCTACGCCATGTTCTTTCCCATCGCTCGTCCCCGAAAGGCCCTGGTCGAAGCGCTCGTCCTCGCACATGCACAGCGCGCCCGCGCCTCGCAGGCAGCCACCGAGGCCGCGCGCCGCGCTGCACGGCTGGGCATGTCCGCCGAAGCCGACATGGGGCACCGCGTGGCCGCGGCGCTGCGGGGCACACATTCGCTCAACCCAATGGAGATGATCTGA